From the Delphinus delphis chromosome Y, mDelDel1.2, whole genome shotgun sequence genome, the window tagtaaaaataatttgaaaaacagaaaattgcaGAACTGATGGTGAGCCAGGTAGATGTAATACTGTCCTTTTGCAATCCTTCTATTCATGTAATTAAGGTGGGCATTCAATGAGTCATTTACataactttatccatttttataaaCATGTGCCAACTTTTTTCATGACTTTACAGCAATAATTTgactttattcatcttttaaataaTGCTAAAAATCTTGATAAATTCCTGCATGAATGATAATTCACTACTGAGTTTAGTAACAGGCTATAGCTCATTATGCAAGGGGTGTGTGTGAAGGCTGCACGAATGCCACAGACATGCAGCTCCCACACACTTCCACCAACTATCACCACATAGGGCATTCTGAACAGCAATTCTAGGTATAACTGTTAACATACAGTAACAGCACAGAAATTAAAGCAACTTGTAAACATCACACAATCTTTGCAATTATTAAAACTTCTGATATTAGCATTTGAGTGAAGTCCTTTTAGAGTCTACACAATAATTTGGAGTATGCAGATACACGAACCTCCTAAGTCCTACCATGTACTCCCCTTACTGGAGACCTTTCAAACATTTCAATTACCATAAGCTTCATTAATTAAATCTGCCTACTGTCCTGCCCTACCATGTCCCCCCAATCCTCTTCATACATTTAAAACACTGACAACTACTCAACCTCCTGAAATTTGGGTGGGGGGCTCACCTGCAATGCCCACTGCTCCCGGCTGAGCTGCCTGGAATCTGCATACAGTTCAGTAGTGACACATTTGAACTGGTCACCCACATAACCAGTAGAGTTTGCAATTCTCTTTGCCAGCTTAGATGGCTTTGGTTTCAGAACTTTGATATTGTTTGATTCTGCCTCATCAACTCCATCCTTGGTATAAATGGGGGTGATGTCCACGCTCGGTGGGGCACTGCCCAAGCAAAGTGGTTTGGGATCCTTTTGGGTTTCACCAGAAGTTACCACAGGGCCATCATTCCCAAGGCTTGGCTCCAGGAATAGAGTAAAGACCGACATCGCCAGGTTCTCCTTGTTGGTTCCCACTGGAATATTCTCCGTGCTTAAACGGAAGACAGACTGGCCTGGAGCTTGTTTGAAAGTACAAGCTTCCTGAAAGTCACTGATCTGCCCCGACTCCTCTTTCAGGGCAATAAAATCCTGGCGTGGCTGCAGGGCTGGGCCAGTTGGGGGTTTGGTGGGCTCAGCACTCTGGCCAACACTCTCAGTCATGAACCTGGCTTTGGATAGGTCTGCATCAGGTTTCGCACCTGGCTCTTCCTTGGGAAGATGTACACAGATGTCACTCCTGATGAGAGTTTTCCCTTGATTCCAGATAAGGCTTGCATTTAGGTTCTTTTCAGTGGAGACTTGTGGATGTAACATGGTGCTGTTAGCTTCCAACACCTCAGGAAACTGATTCCAAACGGCTGAGTCCTCATAGGAGGCTCTGTCGTGGGACCAGGAcaacttctctgttttctcttctttagtggGCATAATGGGCTGCACCATATCCAACACATCTTGGTTGGCCACAAACTCTGGCTGGCCCAAGGGTACCCTGTAGGGCAATCTAGGCTTTGTGGCAAGGTGCCCGGGAAAGACAGTACTGTTTGGCAACAAAACTGGGTGAGGGTAGATAGGTTGCTCACCATGTAAGGAGACGCGACTCAGATGCACGCTTTCAGGTGCTGGGTAAGGGAGGTAACTCCTAGGGTAAGAAATTGGTGGGGACCTGAACGCCTCATTTGGAGATAGAAATATTGAATTTGGTGGGAGGCCATTCTCATTTGCTTTGAAACTCGGTTCTGGGTTGCTGGCTTTGGTGCCCTTGCTGCTGATGCCACTGCCATGCTTGGCAGTTGTGGCCAGGGGCTGGCCCATGTGTTGATTAAAACATGCCATGGAATCCATGGAGCTCCTGCTAGTCTTGTTGCCATCTGCACTGGCATTTGGGACTGGCAACACAAAGGCTGGGTGACCCGTGCTCAGCACTGATCCCGAAACGTTAGTGACTGCAGtacctgtgtttcccacttggagaCGTGAAGAACTGTGCAGCTGGGAGATGGCCCAGTCCAAGGCCTTGTTTTTCAGTGGCAGGCCTTTGCCATTGTTCTCTTTGTTACACCTTGGTCCAGGCACCACCCAGGATGAGGTAGCCATGTTAGTGATCTCAGATCTACAGGCAGTACAGCTGTTTCCTGGAGGAGACAGTGTTTCTTTCGGAATCTCACTTCTGGAGAGCACCTGGCCACTTCCAGTTCTGCTGTAAACCAGGACCTTGGGAGCCATCTTTTTCATGTGGTCAGCTGTGGAAGCATCTACGCCCACCACTTCAGAAAACAAGTCTAGGGGCTTATTAGTGACATCTTTGGTAACCATCTGCTTCTCCAACACAGGAGGTGAGCAGACACCTTTTCTGTGTTCACCTGCTGTTTTCCAGATGTGCTCAGGAACTGGCTGAGTACTTCTGCCTCGTTCTGGAGTCTTCAGATATTTGCTGCTGCAGAGCCTGGCCACGGGGAACTCGCTGCTGACCGTCATATATGGCTTTGACAGGGAAATGGAGGGCGAGGTGGAAATCGTGGCATAGTGCTTATGAAATTCAGAGTAGGTGTCTGCACTGGGCTGGGAAGGAAAGCGGACTCTTGGTAAAGGCCAAGGGGAGGGGTGCAGTAGAGGAGCTGTGTCTTCCAGCTGGCCATGGGTGACTACCTTGGCAGAGAGCACCCTAGAGTGCTCACTGTTCTGAACGTGGAAATGTGAGTGGGAATTAAACAGGTTCCCAGGACTGACGTCCATCTCCCAGGGCAGGCTTTTGTCTGCACAGTGGACCAGAGGCAGGACAGGTGGAGAGTCTGAAGGCACTGGGAGCCTCACAGCTGAAGCAAGAGATGATGGGATGTAGGGACTGACAGTTTTCGCTCATTTGCGAAAACTGGAGAATACAGCGGCTGGGCTAAGCTGTGAGACTGCTGAAGTGGCAAGGTCTTGTATTCACTGAACAGTGAATACTTATTTGGTGAGCTGTGGAAAGGAGAGATGGCTGGCATGGCCTGCTCCATGTAAGGATTGACCCAGGGCATCTGCTGGTAATTAGCACCCCTGATGTTGAAAGGGCTGTATCTGGCACTGGCAGAGCTATCTAAGCCCAATGTTTCTCTTGTAGGTATAACGCTTTTTTGTATACTAGGTGGTGTTTTGTAAACAGCACTGAAGCTATCTGGGGGTTCTCCAGAGACAGCAGAAGCCTCCACTGTCTCGGGTATATTCAGTTTGAACTGCATCTCTGGACTTCTTTCTGAAGAAAACCCAGGGCCACCTAAAGAGCTCATGGCAGCCTCCTGACCTTTCTCTGAGCCCAGTTCACACAAGCCAGAAGATATAATGCCTTCAGGTACACAGAGCTCTTTTGGAATCAGGCCACTGCGGTCCATGCTCACCACTGCCACGCCATCGATCCAGTGGGCAGTAGTCACATCcacctttacagaaaaagaacatgGGTGTTACTTACCATTCCTTCAAAGCAGCAGTACCCACCCCAAAGAAAATCTGCAAGTTAATTTATTATGACAGCAGCCTAACATTAGAGCATCCATGGTTAAAgatgaactaaaaataaaatactcacaGGGCTTGCTTTTTCCACTACTACAAATAAATCCTATCTCATGGCAGTGAAATGTGCTGCCTGCTTTCTTCACTGCTCCGTTCAACTAGCATTCTAAAAGCATGTGAAATGTTTACCCCTTTAgagttaatatatattaattaagtCATCTATTAACTCTGAGAAGTTCACCTTCTTGGCAAAAATTCTATATTACAATTGAGAGGACACCATCTCCACCACTTTGCACTACCCTCATGGGATTCAGAACTCACACTAAACCTCCCCAGCCCTGTCAGGGTTGTGGGAGGGATTCTTTCCTGGATATAGGAAGGCACAAATTAATATAACCAGAAACAATCTTCCATTGGACAACTGGAACATGGCATATTACCTGTCTCATTTCTAAATCAATGAAGAGTCTAAGGGTCAAACTGTGGTTgcatcttttgatttcctctccctAGTATCTGAAGATAGTCCTGTGTTTCATATTTTACTGGTAAAAGGTAAACCGTAAGGGTCTACTTAAAGGCTCGAAATGTATCCAGCTGATGGCACTGACAGAGCCAAAGACAGAATCTCAAAGGCAGTAAGAGAAAAGTGACTCATCACAAACATGGGAACCTCTATAAAATTATTAACCAATTTCTTAGCTGAAATCTTGCAGGCAAAAAGGCAGTGGATGATAAAATTAAAAGTGTGCAAGAAAATAACTGTTAACCAAGAATACAACATTACAACATctgcaaaactgtccttcaaaatcGGAGGAAAAATTAAGGCTTTTCCcagattaaaaaacacacacacacaaaacaaaaacgatGAAGGAATTCATTACCACAAGAACTTCCCTAGAAGAAATTCTAAAGGGAGTCCTTGAAGTTGAAACAAAATGATGCTCTATAGCAACACAAAGTTACATGGATTACAAGATTCTCCCATAAAGTTAAATACCCAGGTAAATAAAGGACCTTGTACCACTGTAATGTGGGTCCATCTTTTAACTCtattatgaaacaaaaaaattatatctatgtTAATGGATACAATATATATAAAGACATAATTTTTGACACCTATATGGAGACAGTGAACCTAAAAATACATAGTTTTTATACACCATGGACGCTACcaatctaaaatatattattactacTGAAAGATGTTTTATATAATCCCCACGGTaaccagaaagaaaatatgtatagaaTATACACAAAGGAAATAAGGAGGGAATCAAAGCATATCACTACAGAAAGTTGAcaaaacaaagacattaaaagaagaaataagggaCCAAAACACtcaagacatacagaaaacagcAAAGGTAACAGTAAATCCTTCCCTATCAGTAATTATttcaaatgtaaattaattaaactccagtcaaaataaatacattgactGACTTGATAAAAACACAGGAtctaactatatgctgtctaaTAGAGACTCACTTTAGAACACTTGCCAAAAGACGCATCCTAGGACCCTATAAACATCCCCTACAACACCACCCCCACATTTGCACAGGGCAAAGACTGCTCCCAAAGTTGTGACCACCAGAAGTTCTTGGACCTCTCACCTGCTCTGCCCCTGCCATCTTGACCTGAATTATCCACTCCCCTCTGTTTGCACCTAAACAAATTTAATTTCGCTTATGGTCTTTAATTTTAGCATGACCactacatgtaaatcaattatGACGATCACCATCTAaatcgtcccctaatcctaaatcaGGGTAAACTGATCACTGTTCGCCTCCTGTCTTTTGGCTCACAAATTATATTTTGTCCTGTTAGGACCTTCTCCAACCTGACTTCCCACACCTGATCACCGGGTGTGCAACACAGAGATGCCGAGTGCCAGTGTTAGCTTGGGAGACACAGCTCGATTCACTctattataaagaagaaactaacacaccattgtaaaacaattatacaccaataaagatgttaataaataaataattaatttaaaaaaaaataaaggaagaacattctactttctgttaccCTCAATGAACTCTTACTCAACAAAAAATCAGATATTCCTCCCAAGGAACACCTTGGGGACAACCAGCAAGCCTGGCCTGACTTTGGAGAGGTCAATGGATCACTCACTCCCCTGGGCAAACTGAGGAGTCCATcactccagccccagctgcttctcattgtggtggccacAACCTAGGAGTCAGCAAGGTACACAGTTGCAAACAGACAGACTCCCAGAGGCCATAAACATTGGCAAAGAAATTGGGGTGGCCCAAGTCAGCATCTGCCTCCATTCCAGGCCCTAACCATGTGAGGGAGTGGCTAGGGCCCTGAAGCAAGGAGAAGGTGTGTATTTGCTGAAAGTACCACCCTCCTTCCCATCTGAGGCTCCCAGGGCACCAATCTGACCTGACGCCTAACAAACAAAGGGCCTTTCCTCCTTAGGACGGTGGGAGAAGAGTCAACCCACTGCCCTCTATGAAGCAATGTCATGAGGACCATCCCGGCAATGCTGGAGTTTGGGAAGCACTGCATCCCACTGTTCCCTGCACTGCCTGATCCCACACAAGCTTCATCCATGTGTGAGCCTCCCAATAAAAACTGGAATGCTGGGATGGGCTCAAACAGAGGCAAACAGACTCTGCAGGCAAACCAGGCTGGAATTTAAGTGTGCCTCTAGGGTTGTCAGGCACCTGCTAATCCACCCTACAAGTGCCATATTCCCTTGGTctcctccagaaaaaaaaaaaaaaaaaaaattaaagcatccCAAATTAAAAGGCAATAATTACCATTTATTCCTCCCAGAAGCAGTACTTCTTTCAGTTCTGTCCTTGTCCACTAGGCCCTGCTCCACCTAAGCAACAGAACCACAAGCAATATACACTCCCCATGACCACAAAGTAGAAAGATATTCCTCTTTttccaccaccatccatccactaAAGGTCAATAACTCAAAATCTCTTAGAAGTGTTCCTTTATATTTAACACATACCCTATCCCCAGcttgagagaagaaaatataaccagaAGCAATTGAGGGCCATCCTACTTAGCTAGAACACTTTGCCCTTCCTGGCCAAAGATGCACTACTTCACTGTAAGTGAGTTTGTGAATGAATAGTTGGGCCCAGGCTTCGCTGCCTGTGTTGCTTTCACTGAGCAGGAAAGTTTTTGTCAAGCACTGAGGAATTTTTGTCATTCAGACTGTGTATCTAACCATGAATATttgtatttgaattatttttgtttccaagtGACcctcttcacatttttaaaatgacttttgtcTCTAGAAACATCTTATAGAAATTCTGCCCAGTTTTCAATTCAACAAAATCCTGTATCTCGTCTTAGAATGCAGCAATACCTTATGTCCTCTGTATTTACATACCCATGTTTACTTCTCAATTGGCCAGTTATCTCTAGTTTGGTACATCATCCGAGTCCACCTGTCTTGATTTGTTTCAGCACATGTTAATCAGGGGAACTTCTTAATCTAAATATTCCTAACATATACAGCTTTCTAGGTCCTTACGGCGTTTTTGTTCCGCCTATTGCCTATAACATTACACATTCCCAAGCCAGAACAACACAGGTTTACAAGGGAAAAAGAGACAGTAGATTCAAGAATTAGCAACTTTTATTTCCAGGGTGTAAAATGTGTTATCTGTAACCCACCCACTCAAATCAAGTTTTGGAAAGAACTAGACAAATACCTGCATCAGTATATTAAGTTTTTAGACCAATCCAATACTGGCTCCAAAGCATCCACATATTAGTCTCCAATTCCTGTTTGGAGGCTGTCTCCCTGCCCATTTCTCATCTGTCTCCCCCAAAAGGTCATGGTTGAAGGTGTGTCTATTTATACATATGACTCAAGGTCCTCTTTGTTCTCTCCAGTGGCTACCTGTACACACTGCTCTGGTATTTTAGGCTTAGGTCTTCCTTCTGCATAAACATTGGTCAGGGTCTCTATGCAACCACAGAGCTCTACGCAGACTTTCCTGTATTTGAAGACCAGCATGAATCCTTTCTCTGAATACTGGGGTTAGTACGCCAAGTTCCATTCCTTAAGGGAGCATGCCTATTGTGTATGTTCACTGTTACCCCACTAAGAATGACCAAGTAAAACTAGACACTCTAGCACCTGCTTTTGGTACGTCAAAGAATTAAACCCCATGCACCTGGAtgtgaacagaaaagaaaagaaagtagcaGGCCAAGACTGCCATCCTTTCCCTATGGAGGATACTCTGCCTCCAGGAATATCCATTAGACTTTGTTCCACCACCTTGTCCATTATATAATTTCCAGTACCTCTACAGGGttaagagcaaagaaaacccagaagCCTTCCTTCCACTTTGCTCCATGAGATCTGTAAGGCTGGGTTGCACAATCCTGCTAGTGGGTGTTGGCCAGCGCTTCTGcatcccacccttcccccagctACCagtcttcctcctctcccccttcttcAGCCAGAAGGAGTGTCCGTTTCTGTCGAACCAATCTATTACAAGCACACCAACAATCCCCTCGAGGGCGCAGTACAGTCCACGGCGGACACAACCAAGCAACCCTGATGACGCCTACGTGGTGGGGGTCGGGGACATACATGCACCCGAAGGCACTAGTGCATAGGTGTTCCTTCCCGGGCCAGCCTGGCCGCCTGCGCAGTCACAGTGCTGCATTCTAGgatatacacacacgtatgtagTCTATGTATAAAGTTTGTTTAcgtatttattttcttgcctaatcCCCAAGCGGGCAAGGAGCACAGGCGTAGCGCTTCGACAAGAGTTTagggagggaggcaaggaggaGCTGGTCGGCAGCGACGCGAAGCAGAGCAAGTTAGACATGTGTCCAGGAGACAAAGAGCGAGAACAAAGGGCTGAGTGCTCGGCCTTTACGCGCAGCGTATAACGCGTCAGTCGGGATAAGTTATGCTACCCTCATGGCCGTCCTCACTGCCAGTAACCCTCCACTTGCCAGCGGAGCTTTTCTCAACCGGTGCCTCAGGGACACAGCCCAGGAGGCACAGAACTGGCCCTCACTTCAAAAGTCTAGAGAGAATGGCCAATGACCTGTCGAATTCATTCATCAGAACATTTATTAACTCTCAGGCACCCAGGGCCTCAAAGGACCTCAATGTGCCCCACACAGTCCCAGCCAAAAGCGCCAAAAAGCCTCAGGACCTACTTCCCAACGGAGGAAATCCCGGCTTAGGAAGGCATATAGTTAGTTACACAAGGGCGACCAGTCTAGAAATAAACATCAACCACCTATTAATAATCGCCATCTCCTGCGCTCCTCTAAGCAGTGAAGTAAGTGTCCGAAGTAAATACGAGAAGAAACATGAGAAAGTCCAGACCACACAACGGGTGGGAGTGTAGTGTGAAGGCTGGAGAAGCTAGTTATAATTGAAATCTCCGAGTATGAGCACCTATTTAATGACCTACCATTTAAATGCCCTCCACATACGGAATTCtgtcacagcaaaagaaatccaACAGACGCAGCGTCCATTTTCAGAGGGTAGGGCAAGTGtcagaaataaatatatctgTGCTGGCCACTCAGCACACTTTCTGGGATGATGctgtttcttcctcatttttagtCCCATGTCAAGAAGCTTCTCCAGGGACGCAATACCACTTGTCCTGCCCTAGCCTCATCCCCAAAAGGGGACAAATGCAGCTAAAACACAGAGCTGTCTCATTCACACTACTCTATACAAATACCTACTTGAAGCGAGCTAATTCCTCTCTgagctttgttttaaaatacagccTTCGCGTATTTAAATACACCTCTTCAAATAATTCTCCTTCtgctctcctcttccccctccctcatcCATTCTGCAACCGCCACCCTTAAGACGCCGAACGCCAATACAGGCACTCAGCGTCTAGTTGCAAATCGCGAACTTTCTGGAAAAACCTCTTTAATGGTAAATTTACCCTTGCCCGGCCTGAGCCTACAAGCCAGGGAAGGTGTTTGTCTCCAGAGCCCCGGAATGTGCCGTCTGGCAAGCGACAGGCGGTGAGCCAGCCGGAACAACGCTCGCGTCCAGCCGCACACCTTGCACACAACAGGGGAACCGAGTAGCCACCCGCAAACCCCAACCCACGACCTCACGCCGCACACGGATATTCTTCTTCCACTCCCAGGAACTTATaaccaaaaattcaaaacagcAACGCCTGAGAATGGAGACAACCGTTAAACTGTATTTACTTATCAACATGTCTAACCCGACGGCGGATCAACCGAATGGGAACCCCTTACTTTGTTCTGTTTCCTGGCAGTTGGTTTTTCCAACAGTTTACGAGATTAACACTCCGGAGCACGCTGAGAGAAACTCGGTCTCTCTCTCCCAGAGATGCCGCGCCGAGCGCTACCGTTGCCCTAGGTCTCGCTCCGCCGCGTCCTGGACGCTCGCTACGTAATCTTAAAACACGCACCCGCCGTGGCACTAATTCTAGGGAACTATCCATCCGCCAAGAGGTAAGGCCGGGGAGGCGGCGTGTCTTCAGAGAACCAAGTCCAAAAAAGAAAACCGTGGAAATCCGCCGCCTTCTTTTTCCTGCTCTCGAGAGAATGCAGCAGAGCTTCCAGCCCAGCTCTCTCCCCTTAGGCGAACGTCTTCCGCAGCGCAGTCCCCAGGAAAATGGCGGGGCCCCTTTCACACCCTCCCGTTCTTCCCCGGTTTCCATGCGGCGCTGCTTAAGTTGGCTGCAGTTTTAATTACTTCTAGCTATGAAACAAAAACGAGAGCGAACAATGCAGCCAAAGGGACGCGCGAAGGAGAAAGCCTCACAGGATGCGTGAAAGAATCCGCGAAGAAACCGGTGCGGGAGTCCGAGGAAAGGCAGCCAACTACAGCCCGAAGCTCCTTAAAAAGAGTATGAAGCTACGGCCTCCTGAGTGAGAGGGTTCCGGCGCTGACCTGAAGTCCTCAACTAGGGACTGGCGAAAAGTGGGTCGAGAGGGAAGTTGCGTAATTGGGTCATGGAAAGGGGTATGTTAAGAAGCGAAGGGGGTCCGGCTGAGGAAGCTTCGGGAGCGGCAAAGTTTGCCATCTCCGAGTGCCCGACGTTGCTTTTGCCCCTGTCACCTGTTTTTAGCCAGGTGCTGTCAGGTCCGACTAGTAGAGGGCTGGGCTCTGGGCACAGGTGGAGGCAGCGGGCTCCGCCACTTCAGGCAAGTGACCTAACCCTACGGGACCCTGCAGGACCCAGCGACTAGGCGGGGCCCCAGAAGCCGCATCAGCTTCCCCTCTGATTTCTGCCTCGTTCCAGCGCTCGGTGGCTGTCCGAGCCCCAGCGCCTCTGCCGCGAGGCCGCGAAGTTACGCCTGCCTTCAACGAGGAGTGCATCTCTGCCTCACCTTTTTGCTAAGATCCGGAGTTCAGTCAGTCGGCCGCTGCACCCCTCGATCCCACTGCGTCTTCCTCGTGGGTTAACTGCACTCCCTCCGCCAGCCCTCCTTTCCCACTAGCCACTCCCTCCcacgccctccctcccccccccacccccgccgccccgGCAAACGTAGCTGGAGAGACAAAAGCCCTCCCGCCACCGCCTCCAGttgcagtttttcttttgttttgtttcgttttgttttgttttccggtacgcgggcctcccagtgccctggcctttcccgctgcggagcacaggctccggacgcgcagacccagcggccacggctcacgagcccagccgctccgcggcacgtgggatcctcccggaccggggcacgatcccgcgtcccccgcatcggcaggcggacccccaacca encodes:
- the LOC132419243 gene encoding LOW QUALITY PROTEIN: BCL-6 corepressor-like (The sequence of the model RefSeq protein was modified relative to this genomic sequence to represent the inferred CDS: inserted 2 bases in 2 codons); the protein is METGEEREGVKGAPPFSWGLRCGRRSPKGRELGWKLCCILSRAGKRRRRISTVFFFGLGSLKTRRLPGLTSWRMDSSLELVPRRVDVTTAHWIDGVAVVSMDRSGLIPKELCVPEGIISSGLCELGSEKGQEAAMSSLGGPGFSSERSPEMQFKLNIPETVEASAVSGEPPDSFSAVYKTPPSIQKSVIPTRETLGLDSSASARYSPFNIRGANYQQMPWVNPYMEQAMPAISPFHSSPNKYSLFSEYKTLPLQQSHSLAQPLYSPVFANERKXVSPYIPSSLASAVRLPVPSDSPPVLPLVHCADKSLPWEMDVSPGNLFNSHSHFHVQNSEHSRVLSAKVVTHGQLEDTAPLLHPSPWPLPRVRFPSQPSADTYSEFHKHYATISTSPSISLSKPYMTVSSEFPVARLCSSKYLKTPERGRSTQPVPEHIWKTAGEHRKGVCSPPVLEKQMVTKDVTNKPLDLFSEVVGVDASTADHMKKMAPKVLVYSRTGSGQVLSRSEIPKETLSPPGNSCTACRSEITNMATSSWVVPGPRCNKENNGKGLPLKNKALDWAISQLHSSSRLQVGNTGTAVTNVSGSVLSTGHPAFVLPVPNASADGNKTSRSSMDSMACFNQHMGQPLATTAKHGSGISSKGTKASNPEPSFKANENGLPPNSIFLSPNEAFRSPPISYPRSYLPYPAPESVHLSRVSLHGEQPIYPHPVLLPNSTVFPGHLATKPRLPYRVPLGQPEFVANQDVLDMVQPIMPTKEEKTEKLSWSHDRASYEDSAVWNQFPEVLEANSTMLHPQVSTEKNLNASLIWNQGKTLIRSDICVHLPKEEPGAKPDADLSKARFMTESVGQSAEPTKPPTGPALQPRQDFIALKEESGQISDFQEACTFKQAPGQSVFRLSTENIPVGTNKENLAMSVFTLFLEPSLGNDGPVVTSGETQKDPKPLCLGSAPPSVDITPIYTKDGVDEAESNNIKVLKPKPSKLAKRIANSTGYVGDQFKCVTTELYADSRQLSREQWALQRAMLRFLEMERKERKCGHPATKDSEVCKFSPADRERLKGNRGKKWKKETLEAIDNQNDSEREEISFNKVSFCWSFHNYLQRMEFRSLVCIELTGLHPKKQRYLLHLTEREHQVLAAESKPAWQGRKEVTQAVKPEVIAQSSEISEEKPSRKSAEAKGNRSWSEEFLKSSNNDQDFPVSSSSVPTKRLLSTTVGNQMQPQPSCTSGLMMHTKQQRIKQSHKPGVLHRDDQEDCQGAMLLQKYTNGTEKTSGKRLCKTKHLIPQGPRRCTSLKSNSADSQVNIQRFRNQPELTSNCEQSPAKQDQKYFNSVQQLLPASQTSQLLYSGSSPQTTQCRPLHPKARRLSVNKNTGETLLQRAARLGYEELVLYCLKNKICDINHQDNAGYCALHEACAGGWLHIAEHLLKYGADVNCSAQDGTRPLHDAVESDFLDIVRLLLSYGADPTLATYSGRTVMSMTHSKLMEMFLADYLKDLQGHNDDKLGGPWEFYGSSVCEPDKKAGLNVLTDPPGPEDEDDEDKAFSDVFEFEFSDSPLLPCYNIQVSVAQRPRNWLLLSDVLKKLKTSSCVFHCNFPNIEIVTVAESEXYRQVSASLLFSCPKDLEAFNPKSKELLDLVELSNELQTLLGPSVEWLNPSDVALEDH